CCCGGTGATTCGCCTGGGACTCCGGGACAAATACGACCTGGGCGGGCAGATCGTCCTGTGGGAGCTGGCGACAGCCGTTACGGGGGCACTCCTGGGGATCAACCCGTTCGATCAGCCGAACGTGGAATCGGCCAAGGCGCGGGCGCGCGATCTGGTCGAGGCCTACCGCCGGACCGGCACGGCGCCGGGGACGCCGGTCGCTCCGCTCGAGGCCTTGGCGCTGGCCGAGTTGCTGGACGGCGCGGACCGGGGCGACTACGCCGCGTTGCAGGCGTACCTGCCGCCCACGGCGGACACCGACGCGGCGCTGTCGGAGTTGCGCCTGGCGATCCGCGCGCGCTACGGATTCGCCACCACCGCCGGCTACGGCCCGCGCTTCCTGCACTCCACCGGGCAACTGCACAAGGGCGGCCGCGGCAACGGCGTGTTCGTGCAGCTCACTGCGGACCCCGTCGAAGACCTGGCGATTCCGCCCGCGCCCGGGGACGATCCGGAGTCCGGCTACCCGCTGACCTTCGGCACGCTGCTGTCGGCGCAGGCCGCCGGCGATCGAGCGGCGCTCGAGGAAGCGGGGCGTCGCGTGATCCGATTCGACGTGGGCCCCGACCCGGCGGGCGCGATCGGCGGGTTGGCCGAAGAGCTGGCCGCACCTCAATAACCGATCCACTCGCGGCGTTAGGTTGGGATGGCACCGTCGCAAAAACCGTCGAGCGGACTGCTCGCACGAGCCCGCGCGGGTGACGCGGGCGCCTTCGCGGGCCTCTTCGACCGCCACCGAAACGCCCTCTTCGCGTTTCTGGTACGATCGTGCGGAGACGCCGATGAGGCCGAGGACCTGCTCCAACTCACGGCGATCAAGGCCTGGCGAGGGCTCGACGCTTACGAGGATCGGGGCCGCTTCGGCGCGTGGCTGTTCACGCTGGCGCGCCGGACGATGATCGACGAAGCCCGGCGGGCGACGCGGGCACGGCGCGCGCTCGACGGCCTGGGAGCGATGCGGATCGGCGGAGGTTCTCGCCACGGGCCGGACGCCGACCTCGAGGCCGGTGAGGTTCGACGCGCGATCGAGGGTGAGTTGAGCCGGCTAACGGAAGAGCGGCGCACGGTCTTCCTCCTCAGACACCACTCTCCGCTCACGTTCCGGGAGATCGCCGAGGCGCTCGACATGCCGCTCGGCACCGCGTTGAGTCACATGCACCACGCCACTAATTCCCTGAAGAAAGCCCTGAGGTCACACGATGTCTCGCTCTCCTGAACGGCGCGCCTGTCCGTCGCCCGCCCTGCTCCTGCAACACGCGTACGGCGAGCTCGACGCGGACGTCGCGCTGCTGGCGTCGGAGCACCTCGATTCGTGCGCTGAATGTCGGGCTTACGTCGATGGTGTAGGGCGCGTGAGGGCTGCTTACGAGTCTCTGCCGGCGCCCGCGAGCCGAGGGAGCACCCTGGACGCCATATCGGGCTCGGGGCGAGGCTCGCCGGATCTCGCCCCCCCGGCGTCGGCTCCCGGGGTGCGCGCGCGCGGCGGCGGGTGGATGGCCGCGGCGGCCGTGGCGGCGGTGGCGTTCGCCGCGGGGGTGCTGACGACCCGGGGTGGCGTGGTGGATCGCGGCTCGACCCCCGAGCCCCGGGTCTTCCCGGCCGGCCCGGTGTCGTACGCGGCGGGATCGTCGGCCATTACGCGCCTCGGCGTGGTGTCCGCCGCCGCCGAACACGGGGCGGACGACCCGGCGCTGACCGAGCTCCTCATCCGGGTGCTGGAAACCGATCCCAGCCCGAACGTCCGGCTGGCCGCGGTCGATGCGCTGGCGGAGCGCTCGCCGGAGAGGGCCGAGTGGGCGCGCCTCGCCACAGCGCTCCAGAGGGAGCCGTCGCCCGCGATTCGCCTGGCGCTGATCGACCTCGTGGCCGCGGGCCCGGGAGGCGGAGCCGCCATTCTGCGGAAGCTCGCCAGCGAGGACGCGGACGAGTCCGTGCGGCGCTGGGCGGCCCAGGCGCTGGAGGAGAGCCTGTGAGGTCGCGAACCTGGAGCGTCCTGCTCGCCGCCGCCGCGGTCGCCACGGCGGCGCCGATCGCGGCCCAGTCAGCGCTGCGGTGGTCCGGCGTCTTCCCCACGGATGCGAGCGGCGCGCCCCCACGACTCGTGGTCGACGCTCCGTACCTGTCCCTGTCGGTGAGTGGCCACGACGGCGACTCCATCCACGTCGTAATGGAGGCCGTCGAAGCCGGCCTGGTAACGCTGCCGACGCCGGTCCTGGCGGGCGGCATCCTGCAGCTGCTGGAGCCTCGCAACACGGACCGGATGAGGGTGGAGATCCGGGTGCCCCGTCGGACCGCCGTCTCCCTGCGTACGTCGAACTATCGGCCGGTCACGATCGCCGGAATCGAGGGCGATATCGAGGTGGAGAACTCGAACTCGGGTATTCGCCTGGAGGGATTGAGGGGCGCGGTGGTCGCGGCTACATCGAACGGAGCCATCGACGCCGCCTTCGACAGTCTTCCCGCGCGCGGTCCCTTGTCTCTGTTGACCAGCAACGCCCCCGTGACGCTAACCCTGCCGGCGGGAGCTGCGGCGGATCTCCTGGCCGAGACCGACAAGCGCGTGCGCAGCGATTTCCCCGTCGCACCGGTTGAGGGAGCGCCCTCGCCGGCGCGGGGCCGGGCTCTGCGCGGCAGGCTGGGCGGCGGCGGCGTGCTCATACGTGTGCGCACCGACAACGCGGACATCGTCATCCGACGAGCAGAGCCCTCGCCCCCTTCTCAATAACCGCGCGCCGCGGCCCGTTCTCCATCCCGAGGACCGACTTCCACCGCTTCGGGAGCGCCAGCATGCGTCGCAACAGAACCAGATCTCCCCATCCCATGGCCGCCGCCGTCTGGTTCGCCCGAGGGTGCGCCGCCGCGCTCGCGCTGGCCGGCGGCCCGGCCTCGGCGGCGCACGCCCAAGCCGACCCGGAGACGCCGGCTCTCGCGTGGCGGTCGGCGATCGATTCGATCTTCGAAGCGTGGAACGGGACCGCCACGCCCGGCTGCGTGTGCGCCGTCTCCAGCGACACGGAGCTTCTTTTCGAGGGCGCGTACGGCATGGCCAATCTCGAGCTCGGCGTGCCCCTCGATCCGAACTCGGTGTTCTACGTCGCCTCGGTGTCGAAGCAGTTCGTGGCCGGCAGCGTGGCCCTCCTGAGCGTGCGCGGTGAGTTGGAGCTCCAGGCGGACGCGCGGGCGCTGATGCCCGAGCTGGGGGGAATCGGACGGCCGATTCCGGTGCGCGCGCTGGCCCAGCACACGAGCGGCCTGCGCGACTACTTCAGCCTGTTCCGCCTGGCCGGCCGTCACGAGCTCGATCACCTGGACAACCGACGGGTCCTGCGCATGCTCGCGCGCCAGCGGTCGCTCGAGTTCGCGCCCGGCGAGCGCTACGCGTACAGCAACTCGAACTACGTGCTCCTGGCCGAGCTGGTGGAGCGAGCGAGCGGCTCGCCGCTGGGCGAGTTCGCCGAACGGGAGCTGTTCGGGCCGCTGGGCATGCACCACACCGCCTTCGAGGACGACCACCGGCGCGTGGTGCCCGGGCGCGTCGCCAGCTACGGGTTCGAGGACGGCCAGTACCGTCGCTTCCTGAAGGAGTTCGACGTCGTCGGCGACGGCGGCGCGCTGAGCACGGCGCGCGACCTGGCGGCGTGGGGCCGAAATCTGCTGCGACCGTCCGTGGGAGGCGAAGCGTGGGTGGGCCTCATGACGACGCCCGGCACGCTCGCTGACGGCTCCCCGCTGGACTACGGGCTCGGGACCCGCCTGGGCGAGGTGGACGGCGTGGCCACGATCGGCCACACGGGCAGCCTCAAAGGGTTTCGCACGCGAGTAGTGGCGTTTCCGGAGCGCGCCCTCGTCGTCGTCGTCCTGTGCAACGCGGCCGACGCGAACGCCAATCGCCTGTCGGAGGCGGTCGCGCGCCGACTGCTATCGGCGGGGGAGGCGGCGCGCCGGCCCCAGGCGGAAGCCCACGTCGGCGCGGAGCAAGCCGACGAGGAGACGGCGGAGCCGGCCGCGCTACATCTGACCGAGGATCAACTGGCGAAGTGGGCGGGCCATTACTGGAGCGATTCCGAGGCGCTGGCTCGCGACATCTACTTGCGAGAGGGCAAGCTGTTCTACGAGCGCGAGGACGGCGACCGGGAGCTGGTCGCCGAACGGCCCGACCGATTCTCGATGCCGGGCTTCGGCATCCCGATAACCTTCCAGTTCCGCCGGGGAGAGGGCGGCGAGCGCCGGCTGACGATCCGCGTCGCCGACTTTCAGACGATCGACTTCCGCGAGTACGCGCCCGTCTCGATGAGCGACGTGGACGCGGCCGCTCTGATCGGGGCATACGGCAGCGTCGAGCTGGGCGTGTCGTACGAGATTCGGGCGAGCGGCGGCGGGCTCGAGCTTCTGGTGGCCGGCGATCACGATCCGGCTCCGCTGCGGCCCGTAATGAGGGGACTGTTCCTGGCCACGGTCGACGGGAGCCCCTACACGCTTCGGTTCGACGGCGGCGAGGCCGAAGCCACCGGCTTCAGCCTCGCCTCGGGACTTTCGCATGGACTGAGGTTCACCAGAGTCCGGTCCTGAGCCCGCGTTGCGCTCCCCGGCCCGCGCGCGGCACCTTGGGGGTCACCGCCACCAGCCCGGGGAACCATGGCCGAAGCGCCGCAGCCTCCATCGTCCGTCGGCACCAACGTCAGGCGTAGCGACGGCCTCGCCAAGGCCTCCGGGCGCGCGCTCTACATCGACGACCTGACGTTCCCCGGGATGCTGCACGGGCGCACCATTCGCTCCACGATCGGCGTGGGCTCGATTCGCGATATCCGGCTCGACCTCGGCGCCGACGGGTTCACCGTGGTCGACCACACGCACATCCCCGGCGCCAACGTGATCCGCCTCATCGACGACGACCAGCCGTGCCTCGCGCCCGGCGTGGTGCGCCACCAGGCGGAGCCCATCCTGCTGCTGGCGCACGAGGACCGGGAGCTGCTCTGGCAAGTCCGCGTGGAAATCGACTACGAGCCGCACGAGGCCGTTCTGGACTACGAGACCTCGCAGCGCACCCAGACCACGCTCGAGATCGACAAAGGGGACGTGGAGACGGCGCTGGCCGGCGCCGAGGTGGTGGTCGAGGGCACCTACCGCACGGGCCACCAGGAGCAACTCTACATAGAGACCAACGGCGTCATCGCCGTGCCCGAAGCGGGCGGCGTGACGATCTACGGGTCCCTGCAGTGCCCCTACTACGTCCACAAGGCGCTGCGGGTGCTCCTGGACCTGCCGGGCGAGCGCATCCGCGTGGTGCAGACCGAAACCGGAGGAGGGTTCGGCGGCAAGGAGGAGTACCCGTCCATGATAGCCGGCCACGCCGCCCTGCTCGCGCTCGAGGCCGGCCGGCCGGTCAAGCTGATCTACGACCGCGAGGAGGACCTCCAGGCGACCACCAAGCGCCACCCGTTCACCATCCGGCACCGGACCGGGCTGACGCGCGAGGGCGTCCTGGTGGCGCAGGACATCGACGTGCTGTCCGACGCCGGGGCGTACGTCACGCTGAGCCCCGTGGTGCTGTCGCGCGGTGTGATCCACGCGGCCGGGCCCTACCGCTGCCCCAACGTGCGCATCCGCGGCCGCTCGGTGATGACCAACACGCCCCCCAACGGAGCCTTCCGGGGGTTCGGCGCGCCGCAGACCATCTTCGCGGGCGAGGTGCACATGGAGCGCGTCGCGGAGCACATGGGCATGGACTCTGTGGAGCTGCGCGAGCTGAACGCCCTGCGGCCGGGCGATGAAACCGCCACGGGCGGCACCGTGGGACCCGACGGGAGCGCGCTGGAGGCGCTGCACGAGGCGCTGGAGCGGACCGACTACCGCAACAAGCGCGCGGCCTACGCGGCGGCGGCCGGGGCCGGCGGGCCGCGGCGGGGGATCGGGCTGGCGCTCTACCACCACGGCGCCGGCTTCACCGGCAGCGGTGAGGTGACGCTCGCGTCCGAGGCCGCGCTGGAGACGACCGAGGTGGGCGTGCGCGTCCTGTCGTCGACCGTGGAGATAGGCCAGGGCGCGCGCACGTCGCACGCGCAGATCGTGGCGGACACGCTGGGCATCCCCTTCGAGCGCGTCGAGGTGGCGCAGCCGGACACCGCCTACGTCCCGGACAGCGGGCCCACCGTAGCGTCGCGCACCTGCATGGTGGTGGGGGGGATCCTGCGCGACTGCGCGCAGGAGATGCTGGAGCTTCTGGAGGGCGTGGACCCATCGGCGCACCACCGCAGCAGGGGCCCGCTGCGGGTGCAGCGCGGCTACCGGGCGCCGCCCGGCCTGGTCTGGGACGAGGGCACCTACGAGGGCGACGCCTACGGCACTTACGGGTGGGCGTGCGACGTGGCCGAGGTCGAGCTGGACCCCGACACCTGGGAGGTGCGGCCGCTGCGCGTCACCGCGGTGTGCGAGATAGGCAAGGCGATCCACCCGCGCATCGTGCTCGGGCAGATCGAGGGCGCGACCGCGCAGGGCGTGGGCTACGCGCTGCTGGAGGAGGTCGTGATGCGGGACGGGCTGATGGCCAACGCCCAGCTCACCAACTACATCATCCCCACCACGCTGGACACCCCGCCCATCGACGCGGTCATCCTGGAGAGCCCCTACCGGCACGGACCGTTCGGCGCCAAGGGCGTGGGCGAGCTGCCCATAGACGGCCCCGCCCCCGCGCTCGTGAACGCGCTGCGCCACCTGCGCCTGGACGTGCGCGAGATCCCGGCCACGCCCGAGCGTCTGATGGACGCGCCGTCGCTGGAGGCCGGCGCGGCGGCGGAGCGCGGGGCAGCCCTGGATCCCGCGGCGCACGCGGGCGACGAGGCGGGGGAGGCGGCGTGAGTCCGGCGCGGAAGGTGCGCTTCCGGCTCAACGGCGAGGAGCGGGAGGCGGAGGCTCCGCCCATGAAGCGGCTGCTGGACGTCCTGCGCGAGGAGTGCGGGCTCACGGGCACCAAGGAGGGCTGCGGGGAGGGCGAGTGCGGCGCGTGCACCGTCCTCATGGACGGCGAGCCGGTGTGCTCGTGCCTGGTCGCGTTCGGGCAGGTGCGCGGGCGCGACATCGACACCATCGAGGGCCTGGGCGACGACCATCCCCTCCAGCTCGCGTTCGCCGACTGGGGCGGCGCGCAGTGCGGCATCTGCACGCCCGGGATGATCATGGCCGCGCTCGCGCTCGGCCCCGAGCCGACGCTCGAGGACGTGCGCACCGCGCTGGCCGGCAACCTGTGCCGCTGCACCGGATACGAGGCGATCTACCGCGCCATCCAGAACGCCGGCACGGGCCCGTGAGGAGCGCCGTTTCCGGCCTCGAGCTGCGCACCCCGGACACCCTCGGCGAGGCGCTCGAGATGCTCGCCGGGAACCCCTCGCTGGTGCCGCTGGCCGGCGGCACGGACGTCTACGTGGACCTCCAGTTCGGCACCGCCGCGCCGGCCGCCTACATGGACATTTCGGGGCTGGAGGAGCTCCGCTTCGTCGAGGAGCGCGGCGACGTCCTGGCGCTGGGAGGCGGGACCACCTTCGCCGCCATCCTGCGCTCGGAGGCGGTTCTGCTCAGGCTGCCGATGCTGGTCGAGGCCGCCGCCACCGTGGGGGGCGCGCAGATCCAGGCGGCCGCGACGGTGGGCGGCAACATCGCCAACGCGTCGCCGGCGGGGGACTCGCTGCCCGTGTTCGCGGCCGCGGACGCGACCCTGGTGCTGCGCTCCGCGAGCGGCGAGCGGCGGGTGCCGTTCAACGACTTCTACACGGGCTACAGGGAGACCAGGCTCGGCCCGGGCGAGCTGATCGTGGCCGTGGAGGTGCCCCCGGTCCGCGGCCCGCAGTGGTACCGCAAGGTGGGCACGCGGGCGGCGCAGGCGATCTCCAAGGTCGTGATGGCCGCCGTGCGCGCTCGGCGGCCCAGGGTGGCGTTCGGCAGCGTGGCGCCCACGCCGGTGCGTGCGACCCACGCCGAAGAGGCGCTCGCGTCCGGCGCCGGCGCGGCCGAGGTGCGCGCCGCGCTCGCGCGCGACATCAGCCCCATCGACGACGTCCGCTCCACCGCGTCCTACCGCCTGGCGGTGGCCGGCAACCTGCTGCTGAGCTGGTGGGAGCAGGGCGAAGCGGGGTGAGCTATCTGCCCCTGAGCTTGGCCGTGCGCGGGCGCCGCG
The DNA window shown above is from Gemmatimonadota bacterium and carries:
- a CDS encoding RNA polymerase sigma factor, yielding MAPSQKPSSGLLARARAGDAGAFAGLFDRHRNALFAFLVRSCGDADEAEDLLQLTAIKAWRGLDAYEDRGRFGAWLFTLARRTMIDEARRATRARRALDGLGAMRIGGGSRHGPDADLEAGEVRRAIEGELSRLTEERRTVFLLRHHSPLTFREIAEALDMPLGTALSHMHHATNSLKKALRSHDVSLS
- a CDS encoding serine hydrolase domain-containing protein, with translation MRRNRTRSPHPMAAAVWFARGCAAALALAGGPASAAHAQADPETPALAWRSAIDSIFEAWNGTATPGCVCAVSSDTELLFEGAYGMANLELGVPLDPNSVFYVASVSKQFVAGSVALLSVRGELELQADARALMPELGGIGRPIPVRALAQHTSGLRDYFSLFRLAGRHELDHLDNRRVLRMLARQRSLEFAPGERYAYSNSNYVLLAELVERASGSPLGEFAERELFGPLGMHHTAFEDDHRRVVPGRVASYGFEDGQYRRFLKEFDVVGDGGALSTARDLAAWGRNLLRPSVGGEAWVGLMTTPGTLADGSPLDYGLGTRLGEVDGVATIGHTGSLKGFRTRVVAFPERALVVVVLCNAADANANRLSEAVARRLLSAGEAARRPQAEAHVGAEQADEETAEPAALHLTEDQLAKWAGHYWSDSEALARDIYLREGKLFYEREDGDRELVAERPDRFSMPGFGIPITFQFRRGEGGERRLTIRVADFQTIDFREYAPVSMSDVDAAALIGAYGSVELGVSYEIRASGGGLELLVAGDHDPAPLRPVMRGLFLATVDGSPYTLRFDGGEAEATGFSLASGLSHGLRFTRVRS
- a CDS encoding xanthine dehydrogenase family protein molybdopterin-binding subunit, which codes for MAEAPQPPSSVGTNVRRSDGLAKASGRALYIDDLTFPGMLHGRTIRSTIGVGSIRDIRLDLGADGFTVVDHTHIPGANVIRLIDDDQPCLAPGVVRHQAEPILLLAHEDRELLWQVRVEIDYEPHEAVLDYETSQRTQTTLEIDKGDVETALAGAEVVVEGTYRTGHQEQLYIETNGVIAVPEAGGVTIYGSLQCPYYVHKALRVLLDLPGERIRVVQTETGGGFGGKEEYPSMIAGHAALLALEAGRPVKLIYDREEDLQATTKRHPFTIRHRTGLTREGVLVAQDIDVLSDAGAYVTLSPVVLSRGVIHAAGPYRCPNVRIRGRSVMTNTPPNGAFRGFGAPQTIFAGEVHMERVAEHMGMDSVELRELNALRPGDETATGGTVGPDGSALEALHEALERTDYRNKRAAYAAAAGAGGPRRGIGLALYHHGAGFTGSGEVTLASEAALETTEVGVRVLSSTVEIGQGARTSHAQIVADTLGIPFERVEVAQPDTAYVPDSGPTVASRTCMVVGGILRDCAQEMLELLEGVDPSAHHRSRGPLRVQRGYRAPPGLVWDEGTYEGDAYGTYGWACDVAEVELDPDTWEVRPLRVTAVCEIGKAIHPRIVLGQIEGATAQGVGYALLEEVVMRDGLMANAQLTNYIIPTTLDTPPIDAVILESPYRHGPFGAKGVGELPIDGPAPALVNALRHLRLDVREIPATPERLMDAPSLEAGAAAERGAALDPAAHAGDEAGEAA
- a CDS encoding (2Fe-2S)-binding protein, whose amino-acid sequence is MSPARKVRFRLNGEEREAEAPPMKRLLDVLREECGLTGTKEGCGEGECGACTVLMDGEPVCSCLVAFGQVRGRDIDTIEGLGDDHPLQLAFADWGGAQCGICTPGMIMAALALGPEPTLEDVRTALAGNLCRCTGYEAIYRAIQNAGTGP
- a CDS encoding xanthine dehydrogenase family protein subunit M, giving the protein MRSAVSGLELRTPDTLGEALEMLAGNPSLVPLAGGTDVYVDLQFGTAAPAAYMDISGLEELRFVEERGDVLALGGGTTFAAILRSEAVLLRLPMLVEAAATVGGAQIQAAATVGGNIANASPAGDSLPVFAAADATLVLRSASGERRVPFNDFYTGYRETRLGPGELIVAVEVPPVRGPQWYRKVGTRAAQAISKVVMAAVRARRPRVAFGSVAPTPVRATHAEEALASGAGAAEVRAALARDISPIDDVRSTASYRLAVAGNLLLSWWEQGEAG